A section of the Clostridium omnivorum genome encodes:
- a CDS encoding ABC transporter ATP-binding protein gives MDILSISNLYKSFGNHKVLNGLNLSVPEGSIYGFIGKNGAGKTTTMKISLGLLEADSGEITICNSKVKFGSSVANQFVGYLPDVPEYYNFMTAKEYLKLCGEITDMSANLIQKKSEDLINLVGLSDVKKRIGTYSRGMKQRLGIAQALLNDPRLLICDEPTSALDPVGRKEILDILFKVKKHTTVIFSTHILSDVETICDHIGILNHGEIVLSGKLNDIKHQYQDNTVVLTLATNSDLKVFVRSEAIAKLDKKVDLEGNSIYIKTSQVEESMNMIMALLVKLSITPLKLEVVEPCLEDIFMEAIK, from the coding sequence GTGGATATACTTTCAATTTCTAATCTGTATAAAAGCTTTGGTAATCATAAAGTGTTGAACGGGTTGAATTTGAGTGTACCGGAAGGCTCCATATATGGTTTTATCGGAAAGAATGGTGCAGGTAAAACAACTACTATGAAGATATCCTTAGGATTATTAGAAGCAGATTCCGGTGAGATAACTATATGTAATAGTAAAGTTAAATTTGGATCCTCAGTGGCAAACCAATTTGTTGGTTATTTGCCAGATGTTCCAGAGTATTATAACTTTATGACAGCTAAAGAATACTTGAAGCTCTGTGGAGAAATCACTGATATGTCAGCTAACTTGATTCAAAAGAAAAGTGAGGATTTAATAAATCTTGTAGGCTTATCAGATGTAAAGAAAAGAATAGGTACTTACTCAAGAGGAATGAAGCAGCGTCTTGGAATTGCTCAAGCGCTATTAAATGATCCTAGACTTTTGATTTGCGATGAACCTACTTCAGCATTAGATCCTGTTGGACGAAAAGAAATATTGGATATTTTGTTCAAGGTTAAAAAGCACACTACTGTAATATTTTCCACTCATATTTTAAGTGATGTAGAGACTATTTGCGATCATATTGGAATATTAAATCATGGCGAAATTGTTTTATCAGGAAAATTAAATGACATAAAACATCAATATCAAGATAATACTGTAGTTTTAACACTTGCAACTAATAGTGATTTAAAAGTTTTCGTAAGGTCTGAAGCAATAGCGAAATTAGACAAAAAGGTTGATTTGGAAGGCAATTCTATTTATATAAAGACAAGTCAAGTTGAGGAAAGCATGAATATGATAATGGCACTATTAGTTAAGCTTTCAATCACTCCATTGAAACTTGAAGTAGTTGAGCCTTGCCTTGAAGATATTTTTATGGAGGCGATTAAATGA
- a CDS encoding PLDc N-terminal domain-containing protein encodes MLDKFAQYLPVLLPLIILQLILMVTALVHILRHSTVRRGSKPIWIIIVVCINIIGPILYFLFGKGEE; translated from the coding sequence ATGCTTGATAAGTTTGCTCAGTATTTACCAGTTTTACTACCACTAATTATTCTACAATTAATATTAATGGTCACTGCATTAGTTCATATATTAAGGCATAGTACAGTGCGCAGAGGCAGTAAACCCATATGGATTATCATAGTAGTTTGTATAAATATCATTGGACCAATTTTGTATTTTCTATTTGGGAAGGGTGAGGAGTAG
- a CDS encoding helix-turn-helix domain-containing protein, with the protein MKELNISKCIVQKRKEKGITQEQLAEYIGVSKASVSKWESGLSYPDILLLPDLATYFNVSVDELLGYSPQLTKQDIKRLYNKLSHEFATKPFDEVMELCNETIKKYYSCFSLLLAMIQLLLNHFMLANAEEIKKDILQQCVLLSRRVKEESEDLSDIKKANTMEAIAEMALGNGEVVISLLNDKLDPYSGEDLILINAFQMQGNIAEANKVNQILLYQNVINTLSLLTNYLTLHLMEPSLLEQVYSQGTQIIDSFQMQQVLTNAVFAIHIVAAQGYMIHHEKEKALNALEQYVDIVCGFEYPLKLKGNEFFNQVDEWLEDNISIGTSSPQDEITNKKNFISMIAENPAFIEIREDEKYKQLINKIKRKLGEK; encoded by the coding sequence ATGAAAGAATTAAATATAAGCAAGTGTATCGTTCAAAAAAGAAAAGAAAAGGGAATAACTCAGGAACAGCTGGCAGAATATATTGGAGTTTCTAAGGCTTCTGTGTCAAAATGGGAATCTGGGCTGAGCTATCCTGATATTTTACTTCTTCCTGACCTAGCAACTTATTTTAATGTTTCAGTGGATGAGCTGCTAGGATATTCCCCTCAGCTTACAAAGCAAGATATAAAAAGGTTATATAATAAGCTCTCACATGAATTTGCTACAAAGCCCTTTGATGAAGTAATGGAATTATGCAATGAAACAATTAAAAAATACTACTCTTGTTTTTCGCTGCTTTTAGCAATGATTCAATTATTGTTAAATCATTTTATGTTAGCAAATGCAGAGGAGATAAAAAAAGATATTCTTCAGCAATGTGTTTTATTAAGTCGTAGAGTGAAAGAGGAATCTGAAGATTTATCTGATATAAAAAAAGCTAATACCATGGAAGCAATAGCAGAAATGGCACTTGGAAATGGTGAAGTAGTAATAAGTTTATTAAATGATAAATTAGATCCTTACAGTGGAGAGGATTTAATTCTTATCAATGCCTTTCAAATGCAGGGAAATATTGCAGAAGCAAATAAGGTCAATCAAATATTACTATACCAAAATGTTATAAACACACTATCACTTTTAACAAATTATCTTACACTGCATTTGATGGAACCAAGTTTGCTTGAACAAGTTTATTCTCAGGGAACTCAGATTATTGACTCCTTTCAGATGCAACAAGTTTTAACAAATGCGGTTTTTGCAATTCATATTGTTGCAGCTCAAGGCTATATGATACATCATGAAAAAGAAAAGGCATTAAATGCATTAGAGCAATATGTAGATATAGTTTGCGGATTTGAATACCCATTAAAGTTAAAAGGAAATGAATTCTTTAATCAAGTAGATGAGTGGCTGGAGGATAATATTAGTATTGGAACCAGCAGTCCTCAAGATGAAATAACAAATAAAAAGAATTTTATTAGTATGATTGCTGAAAATCCTGCATTTATAGAAATTAGAGAAGATGAAAAGTATAAACAACTTATAAATAAAATTAAAAGAAAGTTAGGTGAAAAATAA
- a CDS encoding 5'-methylthioadenosine/S-adenosylhomocysteine nucleosidase, giving the protein MESFSRVALICPCKIEYDKCKSTLNLDKEMILSGRNICSKRYNKCEVFAIFAGPGIIQCTSATQLVIDKFHCDLVIDVGGAGSLCDEFNYNDIIIAREVYEFDICEIKDYETLKDDLTSKTIFKDMSNEHAKYLNETISCLESLTNQRIKFGDIASGEKTIKDRETRNMLNSKLGAHACNWETSSVIKTANLNNIVGISIRVITDNADENMDKDFYTNWGNSLENLFTVLNIILEKL; this is encoded by the coding sequence TTGGAATCATTTTCTAGAGTAGCACTTATTTGTCCCTGTAAAATTGAATATGATAAATGTAAAAGTACTCTAAACTTAGACAAAGAAATGATTTTGAGTGGAAGAAATATTTGCTCTAAAAGGTATAATAAATGCGAGGTGTTTGCTATATTTGCAGGGCCGGGGATAATACAATGTACATCGGCAACGCAACTCGTTATCGACAAGTTTCATTGCGATTTAGTAATTGATGTTGGTGGTGCTGGTTCATTATGTGATGAATTCAACTACAACGATATTATTATTGCAAGAGAAGTATATGAATTTGATATTTGTGAAATTAAGGATTATGAAACTTTAAAAGATGATTTGACAAGCAAGACAATTTTTAAGGATATGTCAAATGAACACGCTAAATATCTTAATGAAACTATAAGTTGTTTAGAAAGCCTCACTAATCAAAGGATTAAGTTCGGAGATATTGCAAGTGGTGAAAAGACAATAAAAGATAGAGAAACTAGAAATATGTTGAATAGTAAATTAGGAGCACATGCATGCAATTGGGAAACATCCTCTGTTATTAAAACTGCAAATCTAAATAATATTGTAGGAATCTCCATTAGAGTGATTACTGATAATGCTGATGAAAATATGGACAAAGATTTTTATACTAACTGGGGTAACTCACTGGAAAATCTATTTACAGTATTAAACATTATATTAGAAAAATTATAA
- a CDS encoding alpha/beta fold hydrolase, with amino-acid sequence MIEKLVDIGTKKLQVSIHGDGAPIVVIETGMGCSWYDFSKVIEEISKNATVLTYHRSGYGKSTLGKEERTTKQIAVDFNELLEIEGINCPIILVGHSFGGLCVQHFACLFPEKVAAMVLIDSNSSGEYKMDKLRDKLPNFKNTFSKNKIIDNWRGLSQKSKDELKTIISPELLIEQRELIEEIQKCILEFQINPGMYSAMASELELMSQSGQEIEKRFKQLDVPLIVLGRDKALGIKWNVDMGIPQEEAVQFESLWSSLVREEANNSAKGQFIEVKGSRHSIYRTNPEVVIKAINDILSEIYMIDINEN; translated from the coding sequence ATGATTGAGAAGCTGGTAGATATAGGAACAAAAAAGTTACAGGTTAGTATTCATGGTGATGGAGCGCCTATAGTTGTTATTGAAACCGGAATGGGATGTTCCTGGTATGACTTTAGTAAAGTTATAGAAGAAATTAGTAAAAATGCAACTGTTTTAACCTACCATAGGTCGGGCTATGGAAAAAGCACGTTGGGAAAAGAAGAGAGAACAACAAAACAAATTGCAGTGGATTTCAATGAGTTGCTGGAGATAGAAGGTATAAATTGTCCAATAATCCTAGTAGGTCACTCCTTTGGAGGACTATGTGTACAGCACTTTGCGTGCCTTTTTCCAGAAAAGGTTGCAGCTATGGTTTTAATTGATTCCAACTCATCGGGTGAGTATAAAATGGATAAACTAAGAGATAAGCTACCAAATTTTAAAAATACATTTTCTAAGAACAAAATAATTGATAATTGGAGAGGCTTATCTCAAAAGAGTAAAGATGAGCTAAAGACAATTATTTCACCTGAACTTTTGATTGAACAGAGAGAGTTAATAGAAGAAATACAGAAGTGTATTTTAGAATTCCAAATTAATCCGGGTATGTATTCGGCTATGGCATCTGAGCTTGAATTAATGTCTCAGAGTGGGCAAGAAATTGAAAAGCGTTTTAAACAATTAGATGTACCACTAATAGTATTAGGGCGGGATAAGGCTTTAGGTATTAAGTGGAATGTTGATATGGGAATACCACAAGAGGAGGCAGTTCAGTTTGAAAGCTTATGGAGTAGTTTGGTAAGGGAAGAAGCAAATAATTCTGCAAAGGGACAGTTTATAGAAGTAAAAGGTTCTAGGCATTCAATTTATCGCACTAATCCCGAAGTTGTTATTAAAGCAATTAATGATATATTATCTGAAATATATATGATTGATATTAATGAGAATTAG
- a CDS encoding class I SAM-dependent methyltransferase, giving the protein MYKDLSDILICPECKGKLKLSINKEENGEVIDGKLCCDNNHNWAIKEGVINFGSKEQDLSNNWEEMFIQNGYEGLDKKILDSTPENMIRINEMTKDFIINRINNHENKVILDIATGRGMLLTELARKITVDAQVVCADLSFEVLKYDRLKVKKINPNLKINYIACDATNLPIKENSIDLAVSFHGIANMLDKIPLGVVEAKRVLKEEKSLLNCGTNIRENSQGYKAMKEWFNSQEIYEAEKVFTNLGFKNVHEAASFKNVELITIAEDNGQKCDTDLIPYEGEWFSVVVAECKK; this is encoded by the coding sequence ATGTATAAAGATTTATCCGATATTTTAATATGTCCTGAATGTAAAGGAAAATTAAAGTTATCAATAAATAAAGAAGAAAATGGAGAAGTAATAGATGGAAAGCTATGCTGTGATAATAATCATAATTGGGCAATAAAAGAAGGGGTTATCAATTTTGGATCAAAGGAACAAGATTTATCTAATAACTGGGAAGAGATGTTTATACAAAATGGTTATGAGGGTTTAGATAAAAAAATATTAGATAGTACACCTGAAAATATGATAAGAATAAATGAAATGACAAAAGACTTTATTATAAATAGAATTAATAATCATGAAAATAAAGTAATACTAGATATAGCAACAGGAAGAGGAATGCTGCTAACGGAGCTGGCTAGAAAAATAACTGTTGATGCGCAAGTAGTTTGTGCTGATTTAAGCTTCGAAGTATTAAAATATGATAGACTAAAGGTGAAAAAGATAAATCCTAATTTAAAGATTAATTATATAGCTTGTGATGCAACAAATTTACCTATAAAAGAAAACTCAATTGATTTAGCTGTATCATTTCATGGAATTGCAAATATGTTAGACAAGATACCTTTAGGTGTAGTTGAAGCTAAGAGAGTTTTGAAAGAAGAAAAGTCATTGCTGAATTGTGGAACAAATATTAGGGAGAATTCACAAGGGTATAAAGCAATGAAAGAATGGTTTAATTCCCAGGAAATTTATGAAGCAGAGAAGGTATTTACTAATTTAGGTTTTAAAAATGTACACGAAGCTGCAAGTTTTAAAAATGTTGAGCTGATAACTATAGCAGAAGATAATGGGCAAAAATGTGATACAGACCTTATACCATATGAAGGAGAATGGTTTTCAGTAGTTGTTGCAGAGTGTAAAAAGTAA
- a CDS encoding MBL fold metallo-hydrolase, with the protein MKVVTLFENRTISKDYKNKHGLSLYIETTNHKILFDTGTDDTFARNASKLGVNLEDIDIAVISHGHYDHGGGLETFLKINNTAKVYIGKGAFDYHLVKIFGLIKYSIGLNKKLENNNRLVFVDDTVRIDDELTIFGDVKGNKLKPKGNNRLLKKYGDKSINKDDFDHEINLLVNENDMYSLFCGCAHNGIINIIDKAKIITGGNIKTVIGGFHLMGMDVKKINTMEYLNELSTCLESAKVGKYYTCHCTGEDAYSYLNQKMDNLSEIKTGMIIEV; encoded by the coding sequence ATGAAGGTTGTAACATTATTTGAAAATAGAACTATATCAAAAGATTATAAGAATAAGCATGGTTTATCACTATATATAGAAACTACTAATCACAAAATTTTATTTGATACTGGAACAGACGATACATTTGCAAGAAATGCTAGTAAGCTGGGTGTAAACCTTGAGGATATAGACATAGCAGTAATATCTCATGGACACTATGACCATGGAGGTGGGCTTGAAACATTTTTAAAAATAAATAATACTGCTAAGGTTTATATTGGGAAAGGAGCATTTGACTATCATTTAGTAAAGATATTTGGGCTTATTAAGTATAGTATAGGATTAAACAAGAAATTAGAGAACAATAATAGATTAGTATTTGTAGATGATACAGTAAGAATAGATGATGAGCTTACTATATTTGGAGATGTGAAGGGAAATAAATTAAAACCAAAGGGTAATAATAGATTATTAAAAAAATATGGAGATAAATCTATTAATAAAGATGATTTTGATCATGAAATAAATTTGCTTGTTAATGAAAATGATATGTACAGCTTATTTTGCGGATGTGCTCATAATGGAATAATTAATATAATTGATAAAGCTAAAATTATTACTGGTGGGAATATAAAAACAGTAATAGGTGGATTTCATTTGATGGGGATGGATGTTAAGAAAATAAATACAATGGAGTATTTAAATGAGCTTTCAACGTGTCTAGAAAGTGCCAAGGTAGGGAAGTATTACACTTGTCATTGTACTGGAGAAGATGCATATAGCTATTTAAATCAAAAGATGGACAATCTAAGTGAAATAAAAACAGGAATGATAATTGAAGTATAG
- a CDS encoding class I SAM-dependent methyltransferase, whose amino-acid sequence MQEKMSEINKKAWSYRSYEFWNKIKGTPCEVAQDMVKDPEVYIRRHKEYLGNVKGKKIANLLGSNGRKAVPLALLGAEVTVVDISPENKRYALELAKEAGAHINYILSDLTKYDYESRKYYFDIAYLEGGILHYFSDIEELAKMLYTILDYGGKLVLDDFHPVRKMIKVNEDKLELEGNYFEDNYKYGDVAYKSYFPEGEQAEFPDCLMRYWTMGEIVSAFAKAGFVIEQLVETPRYDNHKHIPGSFTIVANKYKVDKYKILWGDTI is encoded by the coding sequence ATGCAAGAAAAAATGAGTGAAATCAATAAAAAGGCTTGGTCTTATAGATCTTATGAATTTTGGAATAAAATTAAAGGTACACCTTGTGAGGTAGCTCAGGATATGGTCAAAGATCCTGAGGTTTATATTAGAAGACACAAGGAATATTTAGGTAATGTTAAAGGTAAGAAGATTGCTAATTTATTGGGCTCTAATGGAAGAAAAGCAGTACCATTAGCTCTGCTTGGTGCAGAGGTAACAGTAGTTGATATTTCACCAGAAAATAAAAGATACGCACTTGAGCTTGCAAAAGAGGCCGGAGCGCACATTAATTATATTCTATCCGACCTTACTAAATACGATTATGAAAGTAGGAAATACTATTTTGATATAGCATATTTAGAAGGTGGAATTCTTCATTATTTTTCGGATATAGAGGAATTAGCTAAAATGCTATATACAATTTTGGACTACGGTGGAAAATTAGTACTAGATGATTTTCATCCAGTAAGAAAAATGATCAAGGTTAATGAGGATAAATTAGAACTTGAGGGAAACTATTTTGAGGATAATTATAAGTATGGCGATGTAGCTTATAAATCATACTTTCCAGAGGGTGAGCAAGCAGAGTTTCCAGATTGTTTAATGAGATACTGGACTATGGGAGAAATAGTATCGGCGTTTGCAAAGGCTGGTTTCGTTATTGAGCAGCTTGTGGAAACACCAAGATATGATAATCATAAACATATTCCAGGCAGTTTTACTATTGTAGCTAATAAATATAAGGTAGATAAGTACAAAATTCTTTGGGGAGACACCATATAG
- a CDS encoding methyl-accepting chemotaxis protein, with protein sequence MNFFKNFKLAQKISILSLSFLVFLLIIGVASIKQISNVNSKIMELNNSRMTPIIDLENIKSDIDFIRNQGSSYMDSSDDTSRQTVLNNISNRIATLDKKMANYKNNSEFKTVLNDYASYVEAKDTFIKSMEERQAQQQSGQPQGQPGKQGQPGAPTDVQNFDKAKTTLVDDLDKIINKHVAAAKQTYTDSETTYKKTIGALLGILGVCAVIILALSVVIIRSIIVPVKKVTSKLEEISDNNGDLTQRIGYESKDEIGQLSRDFDIFMDKLHSIIGEVAQSTDTITTSIMELDRAAQTTTNALEEISSTVVEIASSTSDGAAVAEETTASLTEFARFSEATSEASKNTTNNSKIAKEAAEGGAEKITEIVSSITDIADSSKEVSVMINELNDSSKKIGDIIKIITSISEQTNLLALNAAIEAARAGEAGKGFNVVADEIRKLADESNNAAREIATLVNDNQLKSASAVKSVSEVENKVSLGVEKASEVGESIKNIIENIQKIVNEIENIESSNEQQAQSTKDIEKAISNIAVTSSEIAGGTENISASIEEQLSTMNEIESNVVRLSEMTNKLSAITSGFKL encoded by the coding sequence ATGAATTTTTTTAAGAACTTTAAATTAGCACAAAAAATCAGCATATTATCACTAAGTTTTTTGGTATTTTTACTTATTATAGGTGTTGCCTCTATAAAGCAAATATCTAACGTTAATTCTAAAATTATGGAGCTGAATAATTCCAGAATGACTCCAATTATAGATCTTGAAAATATTAAGTCTGATATTGATTTTATTCGTAATCAAGGCAGTTCATATATGGATAGTAGTGATGATACTTCGAGGCAAACTGTATTAAATAACATTTCAAATCGCATTGCTACTTTAGATAAAAAAATGGCAAATTATAAGAATAACTCAGAATTTAAAACAGTATTAAATGATTATGCAAGTTATGTTGAAGCAAAGGACACGTTTATAAAGTCTATGGAAGAGCGCCAAGCTCAACAGCAAAGTGGACAACCGCAAGGGCAGCCAGGTAAGCAAGGACAACCAGGAGCTCCAACCGACGTTCAAAACTTTGATAAAGCAAAGACTACTCTAGTTGATGATTTGGACAAGATAATTAATAAGCATGTAGCCGCTGCTAAACAAACTTATACAGATAGTGAGACAACTTATAAAAAGACAATAGGGGCTCTATTGGGGATACTTGGAGTATGTGCTGTAATTATACTAGCATTATCTGTTGTTATAATTAGATCAATTATAGTTCCTGTTAAGAAGGTTACATCAAAGCTTGAAGAAATATCAGATAACAATGGTGACTTAACACAAAGAATAGGATATGAAAGTAAGGATGAAATAGGACAACTAAGCCGTGACTTTGATATATTTATGGACAAACTTCACTCTATTATAGGAGAGGTAGCTCAATCTACAGATACAATTACTACATCTATAATGGAGCTAGATAGAGCGGCACAAACTACAACCAATGCATTAGAGGAAATATCTAGTACTGTTGTAGAAATAGCTTCAAGTACATCAGATGGTGCTGCGGTTGCAGAAGAAACTACAGCGAGCCTAACTGAGTTTGCAAGATTCTCTGAAGCTACTTCAGAGGCAAGTAAAAATACTACAAATAATAGTAAAATAGCTAAGGAAGCTGCTGAAGGCGGAGCTGAAAAAATAACAGAAATAGTTTCATCAATAACAGATATAGCTGATTCTTCAAAAGAAGTTTCAGTAATGATAAATGAGTTAAATGATTCTTCAAAGAAGATAGGAGATATAATTAAAATAATAACATCAATTTCAGAACAAACTAACTTGCTAGCATTAAATGCAGCTATAGAAGCTGCCCGTGCTGGAGAAGCAGGAAAGGGCTTTAATGTAGTGGCTGATGAGATTAGGAAGCTTGCAGATGAAAGCAACAACGCAGCAAGAGAAATAGCCACATTAGTTAATGACAATCAATTGAAGTCGGCTTCAGCAGTAAAATCAGTTAGTGAAGTTGAGAATAAAGTATCTCTAGGAGTTGAAAAAGCTTCAGAGGTTGGAGAAAGTATAAAAAATATAATTGAGAACATCCAAAAAATAGTAAACGAAATAGAGAATATTGAAAGTTCAAATGAACAACAAGCTCAAAGTACTAAAGATATTGAAAAAGCTATAAGTAATATAGCTGTAACTTCTAGTGAAATAGCTGGAGGAACAGAAAATATTAGTGCAAGTATAGAGGAGCAGTTAAGCACCATGAATGAGATTGAGAGCAATGTTGTAAGACTATCTGAGATGACTAATAAATTAAGTGCAATTACCTCCGGATTTAAATTATAG
- a CDS encoding ABC transporter permease — MRFSKLIKMALSSVWNNKMRSFLTMLGIIIGISSVIILVGMGQGTQKQVSDQIEKLGTNLITVNIMGNRTPTITDEELADLKTKPGIKEIAPAISQGSVNIKYGTKSDTTTLEASTPNYAEIRKLTVSAGRFITERDIDNRYNVLVIGPETAKNLFDTTNVVGNTMYVNGIEFSIVGVLNSEGTSSSGSSDDRIIIPISSGERLLKTANAKTFYIEAESKEKVDTAMSYLTLFLNKKYKITDTSNSNATRNYYRVMNQTSILETATSTNKSMTTMLAGIAAISLVVGGIGIMNIMLVSVVERTREIGTRKAIGAKRRTILMQFLIEAASVSGLGGIIGVLLGYLGAYVGQHFFSTTILISNNVVIAAFVFSITVGIVFGIYPANKASRLNPIDALRFE, encoded by the coding sequence ATGAGATTTTCAAAGCTAATTAAAATGGCCTTATCTTCAGTATGGAACAATAAAATGCGATCATTTTTGACTATGCTGGGTATTATAATAGGCATATCCTCTGTAATTATATTAGTTGGCATGGGGCAGGGAACTCAAAAGCAGGTTAGTGATCAAATTGAAAAGTTGGGTACAAATTTAATTACTGTAAATATAATGGGAAATAGAACACCTACCATAACTGACGAAGAACTGGCTGACCTTAAAACTAAACCAGGTATTAAGGAAATAGCTCCAGCTATATCTCAAGGGAGTGTAAATATAAAGTATGGAACTAAATCTGATACAACTACTTTAGAGGCTTCAACCCCAAATTATGCAGAAATAAGAAAGTTAACAGTAAGTGCCGGTAGATTTATTACTGAAAGGGATATTGATAATAGATACAATGTACTTGTAATAGGACCTGAGACTGCAAAAAATCTTTTTGATACAACAAATGTTGTGGGAAATACCATGTATGTTAATGGAATAGAGTTTTCTATAGTAGGAGTGCTAAATTCTGAGGGTACTTCCTCATCAGGCTCAAGTGACGATAGAATTATTATTCCAATATCCTCTGGAGAAAGGCTTTTAAAGACAGCTAATGCTAAGACTTTCTATATAGAAGCAGAAAGCAAGGAAAAAGTTGATACTGCAATGTCTTATCTAACACTATTTTTAAATAAGAAATACAAAATAACAGATACTTCTAATAGTAACGCTACTAGAAATTACTATAGAGTAATGAATCAAACAAGTATTTTAGAAACTGCTACTTCTACTAATAAGAGCATGACTACTATGCTTGCTGGAATAGCAGCTATCTCTCTAGTTGTAGGGGGGATAGGAATAATGAACATAATGCTTGTATCTGTGGTAGAAAGAACTAGAGAAATAGGAACTAGAAAAGCAATTGGAGCAAAGAGAAGGACAATACTTATGCAGTTTCTAATTGAAGCTGCAAGTGTTAGCGGGCTTGGAGGAATTATCGGAGTTCTGCTTGGCTATTTAGGCGCATATGTTGGACAGCATTTCTTCAGTACGACTATTCTTATTTCCAATAATGTAGTAATTGCTGCATTTGTATTTTCAATTACTGTAGGAATAGTATTTGGTATCTATCCTGCAAATAAGGCTTCTAGATTGAATCCAATAGACGCTCTAAGATTTGAATAA
- a CDS encoding ABC transporter ATP-binding protein codes for MEENFNDKEIIKMTNIDKIYKMGNSSFKALDEVDLNIRKGEYVAIVGPSGAGKSTLMNIIGCLDTPTNGQYFLDGIDTNCSDNRLAEIRNKKIGFIFQNYNLLPKLNILENVELPLLYSGYPNNKIREKALAAIEKVGLSSHVKHKPTELSGGQMQRVAIARALVTEPQIILADEPTGALDSKTGKEVLKMLTDLNNEGNTIIMITHDREIASYAKREVTVKDGKITSDSSNKSEVEA; via the coding sequence ATGGAAGAGAATTTTAATGATAAAGAAATAATTAAGATGACTAATATAGATAAAATTTATAAAATGGGAAACAGCAGCTTTAAAGCGCTTGATGAGGTAGATCTAAACATACGTAAAGGGGAATATGTGGCCATCGTAGGTCCCTCAGGTGCTGGAAAATCAACACTTATGAATATTATTGGGTGCTTAGATACACCAACTAATGGGCAATATTTTTTAGATGGTATAGATACAAACTGCAGTGATAATAGGCTTGCAGAAATAAGAAATAAAAAAATAGGGTTTATATTTCAAAATTATAATTTACTTCCGAAACTAAATATATTAGAAAATGTTGAACTGCCTTTATTATATTCAGGATATCCTAATAATAAAATTAGAGAAAAGGCATTGGCTGCAATTGAAAAAGTAGGTCTCAGCAGCCATGTAAAACATAAGCCAACAGAGCTTTCTGGCGGTCAAATGCAGAGAGTGGCAATAGCTAGAGCATTAGTTACAGAGCCACAGATAATATTAGCTGATGAACCTACAGGTGCATTAGATAGTAAAACAGGAAAAGAAGTGCTGAAAATGCTCACTGATTTAAATAATGAAGGGAACACAATAATAATGATTACCCATGATAGAGAAATAGCTTCTTATGCTAAAAGAGAAGTTACAGTTAAAGACGGAAAGATAACCTCTGATTCATCAAACAAAAGTGAGGTGGAAGCATGA